A single genomic interval of Spirosoma linguale DSM 74 harbors:
- a CDS encoding outer membrane efflux protein (PFAM: outer membrane efflux protein~KEGG: dal:Dalk_5050 outer membrane efflux protein): protein MVTRLITRHIRCLGLLIPLSIAAQPAPTGVSAVLEGYVREGLTNNLALRQESLEISRVTESLNQAKSLFYPRVAFSPTYSLAAGGRRLEFPVGDLLNPAYKALNQLTGADRFPTNIENVNQLLAPNNFHDTKFSVSYAIFNTDIQYNYLIQKQLLTSQQARRRVIENELRYTIATAYYQYLQTLDAIRIFESSRDVLAELTRLNEKLVRNNVATKEVVTSARYETSKLDQQLAVAQKNRETARAYFNFLLNRDLQAHIDVDSSLTRILPESPENVADLQRTALLGRQELSQVTSSLGAAQTAVKLAEANANIPNVFVGANTGFQGFGYTFQNQAYVVAQVGLQWDLFRGYEKRSKIQQAKIQANALQTRLTEVQQQIQLQVLQAYYDLDAATKSLDATQSGMVNADQTFRVIDSKYRNGQSLLIEFLRYQNDRLTAQLQHSLARMDVLVKRAALDRAVAIGQ, encoded by the coding sequence ATGGTTACAAGACTTATTACCAGACACATCCGCTGTCTGGGACTACTAATCCCGCTATCGATAGCTGCACAGCCCGCTCCAACCGGCGTTTCGGCGGTGCTGGAAGGGTACGTTCGCGAAGGGCTTACCAACAACCTCGCACTCCGGCAGGAGTCGCTGGAAATCAGCCGCGTAACGGAATCCCTCAATCAGGCGAAATCGCTGTTTTACCCACGAGTGGCCTTCAGCCCGACCTATTCACTGGCCGCTGGTGGCCGACGGCTGGAGTTTCCGGTGGGCGATCTGCTCAACCCTGCTTACAAAGCCCTCAACCAGCTTACCGGTGCCGACCGTTTCCCGACAAACATCGAAAACGTCAACCAGCTGCTGGCACCCAACAACTTTCATGACACCAAATTCAGTGTCAGCTACGCTATTTTCAATACGGATATTCAGTACAACTACCTTATTCAAAAACAACTACTCACTTCACAGCAGGCCCGTCGGCGGGTTATTGAAAACGAATTGCGGTACACCATCGCTACAGCTTACTACCAATACCTGCAAACGCTCGACGCTATACGCATCTTCGAGAGTTCGCGCGATGTACTTGCAGAGCTAACCCGACTGAACGAAAAGTTGGTCCGTAACAATGTGGCCACGAAAGAGGTGGTGACCTCGGCACGCTACGAAACCAGCAAGCTCGATCAGCAGCTGGCAGTGGCGCAGAAAAACCGCGAAACAGCCCGCGCCTATTTCAACTTCCTGCTCAACCGCGATTTGCAGGCTCACATCGACGTCGATTCTTCGCTCACGAGAATCCTGCCCGAGTCGCCGGAAAACGTAGCCGATTTGCAACGGACCGCCCTGCTGGGTCGTCAGGAGCTCAGCCAGGTAACTAGCTCACTGGGAGCGGCTCAAACGGCGGTAAAGCTGGCCGAGGCCAACGCCAACATCCCGAATGTCTTTGTGGGTGCCAATACGGGTTTTCAGGGTTTCGGCTACACGTTCCAGAACCAGGCCTATGTAGTGGCGCAGGTAGGTTTGCAGTGGGATCTGTTCCGGGGATACGAAAAACGGTCGAAGATTCAACAGGCTAAAATTCAGGCCAATGCCCTGCAAACGCGCCTAACGGAGGTGCAGCAACAGATTCAATTGCAGGTGTTACAGGCCTACTACGACCTCGATGCCGCTACGAAAAGTCTCGACGCTACGCAAAGCGGGATGGTCAACGCCGACCAGACGTTCAGGGTAATCGACAGTAAATACCGGAACGGGCAATCGCTGCTGATCGAATTTCTGCGCTATCAGAACGACCGGCTAACGGCCCAGCTTCAGCATTCACTGGCGCGTATGGATGTACTCGTAAAACGGGCCGCCCTGGACCGCGCCGTGGCCATTGGGCAGTAG